In the Hordeum vulgare subsp. vulgare chromosome 7H, MorexV3_pseudomolecules_assembly, whole genome shotgun sequence genome, one interval contains:
- the LOC123408679 gene encoding mitochondrial carrier protein MTM1-like isoform X3, protein MAGGSRGGFPAWMTAAAARIDLSGGAAATSGSQPPQPGPSSAASSDQELGMAERALSAASAAFISAIIVNPLDVAKTRLQAQAAGVPYYQPSPMAALGPDAILSELRCSPSCTRGIILGSEPICPPDCFQYKGTVDVFLKVVRQEGFGRLWRGTNAGLALAIPTVGIYLPCYDIFRNKIEDFTRSNAPGLTPYAPLVAGSVARSLACIACSPIELTRTRMQAYKEFQPGVKPPGMWKTLLGVLSPHASSSHNAVQNYRVLWTGVGAQLARDVPFSAICWSTLEPIRRKLLGLVAEEGDAASVLGANFAAGFVAGSLAAGVTCPLDVAKTRRQIEDAQKAMRMTTRQTLVDILRSEGPKGLFTGVGPRVARAGPSVGIVISFYEVVKYALHQRNMS, encoded by the exons ATGGCGGGCGGCTCCAGGGGCGGCTTCCCCGCCTGGatgaccgccgccgccgcgcgcaTCGACCTCTCCGGCGGCGCCGCCGCCACGTCCGGCTCGCAGCCTCCCCAACCCGGCCCTTCGTCCGCGGCGTCGTCCGACCAGGAGCTCGGGATGGCCGAGCGCGCCCTCTCCGCCGCAAGCGCAGCCTTCATCTCTGCCATCATCGTTAACCCTCTCGACGTCGCCAAG ACGAGGTTGCAGGCGCAGGCGGCGGGGGTGCCTTATTACCAACCGTCCCCGATGGCGGCGCTCGGCCCGGATGCG ATACTGTCTGAGCTGCGATGCTCTCCATCATGCACACGTGGTATCATTTTGGGAAGTGAACCTATTTGCCCGCCCGATTGCTTTCAGTACAAGGGAACAGTTGATGTATTCTTGAAAGTTGTTAGACAG GAAGGATTTGGTAGATTATGGAGAGGTACAAATGCTGGCTTGGCATTAGCTATACCAACT GTTGGAATATATTTGCCTTGCTATGACATATTCCGCAACAAGATTGAAGATTTTACAAGAAGCAATGCTCCTGGTTTGACACCATATGCCCCACTAGTAGCAGGATCAGTTGCACGTTCGCTCGCATGCATTGCTTGTTCCCCAATTGAATTGACAAGGACACGGATGCAG GCGTATAAGGAATTTCAGCCTGGAGTAAAGCCCCCTGGAATGTGGAAAACATTGCTTGGTGTTCTTTCACCACATGCAAGTTCAAGTCATAATG CAGTGCAAAACTATCGTGTTCTATGGACGGGTGTGGGGGCACAGCTTGCTCGGGATGTTCCATTCTCTGCTATATGCTGGTCAACGCTGGAGCCG ATTCGAAGAAAGCTGCTTGGTCTTGTTGCAGAGGAAGGTGACGCAGCTAGTGTGTTGGGAGCGAACTTTGCTGCTGGCTTTGTAGCAGGTAGTCTTGCTGCTGGTGTTACATGCCCTCTTGATGTTGCCAAGACAAGGAGACAGATTGAG GATGCCCAGAAGGCAATGAGAATGACCACGAGGCAAACATTAGTTGATATATTGAG GTCTGAAGGTCCAAAAGGTTTGTTCACTGGTGTTGGTCCACGCGTCGCTCGTGCTGGACCATCAGTTGGTATTGTCATTTCCTTTTACGAGGTCGTCAAGTATGCTCTTCACCAAAGGAACATGTCATGA
- the LOC123408679 gene encoding mitochondrial carrier protein MTM1-like isoform X1: MAGGSRGGFPAWMTAAAARIDLSGGAAATSGSQPPQPGPSSAASSDQELGMAERALSAASAAFISAIIVNPLDVAKTRLQAQAAGVPYYQPSPMAALGPDAILSELRCSPSCTRGIILGSEPICPPDCFQYKGTVDVFLKVVRQEGFGRLWRGTNAGLALAIPTVGIYLPCYDIFRNKIEDFTRSNAPGLTPYAPLVAGSVARSLACIACSPIELTRTRMQAYKEFQPGVKPPGMWKTLLGVLSPHASSSHNAVQNYRVLWTGVGAQLARDVPFSAICWSTLEPIRRKLLGLVAEEGDAASVLGANFAAGFVAGSLAAGVTCPLDVAKTRRQIEKDAQKAMRMTTRQTLVDILRSEGPKGLFTGVGPRVARAGPSVGIVISFYEVVKYALHQRNMS; encoded by the exons ATGGCGGGCGGCTCCAGGGGCGGCTTCCCCGCCTGGatgaccgccgccgccgcgcgcaTCGACCTCTCCGGCGGCGCCGCCGCCACGTCCGGCTCGCAGCCTCCCCAACCCGGCCCTTCGTCCGCGGCGTCGTCCGACCAGGAGCTCGGGATGGCCGAGCGCGCCCTCTCCGCCGCAAGCGCAGCCTTCATCTCTGCCATCATCGTTAACCCTCTCGACGTCGCCAAG ACGAGGTTGCAGGCGCAGGCGGCGGGGGTGCCTTATTACCAACCGTCCCCGATGGCGGCGCTCGGCCCGGATGCG ATACTGTCTGAGCTGCGATGCTCTCCATCATGCACACGTGGTATCATTTTGGGAAGTGAACCTATTTGCCCGCCCGATTGCTTTCAGTACAAGGGAACAGTTGATGTATTCTTGAAAGTTGTTAGACAG GAAGGATTTGGTAGATTATGGAGAGGTACAAATGCTGGCTTGGCATTAGCTATACCAACT GTTGGAATATATTTGCCTTGCTATGACATATTCCGCAACAAGATTGAAGATTTTACAAGAAGCAATGCTCCTGGTTTGACACCATATGCCCCACTAGTAGCAGGATCAGTTGCACGTTCGCTCGCATGCATTGCTTGTTCCCCAATTGAATTGACAAGGACACGGATGCAG GCGTATAAGGAATTTCAGCCTGGAGTAAAGCCCCCTGGAATGTGGAAAACATTGCTTGGTGTTCTTTCACCACATGCAAGTTCAAGTCATAATG CAGTGCAAAACTATCGTGTTCTATGGACGGGTGTGGGGGCACAGCTTGCTCGGGATGTTCCATTCTCTGCTATATGCTGGTCAACGCTGGAGCCG ATTCGAAGAAAGCTGCTTGGTCTTGTTGCAGAGGAAGGTGACGCAGCTAGTGTGTTGGGAGCGAACTTTGCTGCTGGCTTTGTAGCAGGTAGTCTTGCTGCTGGTGTTACATGCCCTCTTGATGTTGCCAAGACAAGGAGACAGATTGAG AAGGATGCCCAGAAGGCAATGAGAATGACCACGAGGCAAACATTAGTTGATATATTGAG GTCTGAAGGTCCAAAAGGTTTGTTCACTGGTGTTGGTCCACGCGTCGCTCGTGCTGGACCATCAGTTGGTATTGTCATTTCCTTTTACGAGGTCGTCAAGTATGCTCTTCACCAAAGGAACATGTCATGA
- the LOC123408679 gene encoding mitochondrial carrier protein MTM1-like isoform X2, producing the protein MAGGSRGGFPAWMTAAAARIDLSGGAAATSGSQPPQPGPSSAASSDQELGMAERALSAASAAFISAIIVNPLDVAKTRLQAQAAGVPYYQPSPMAALGPDAILSELRCSPSCTRGIILGSEPICPPDCFQYKGTVDVFLKVVRQEGFGRLWRGTNAGLALAIPTVGIYLPCYDIFRNKIEDFTRSNAPGLTPYAPLVAGSVARSLACIACSPIELTRTRMQAYKEFQPGVKPPGMWKTLLGVLSPHASSSHNVQNYRVLWTGVGAQLARDVPFSAICWSTLEPIRRKLLGLVAEEGDAASVLGANFAAGFVAGSLAAGVTCPLDVAKTRRQIEKDAQKAMRMTTRQTLVDILRSEGPKGLFTGVGPRVARAGPSVGIVISFYEVVKYALHQRNMS; encoded by the exons ATGGCGGGCGGCTCCAGGGGCGGCTTCCCCGCCTGGatgaccgccgccgccgcgcgcaTCGACCTCTCCGGCGGCGCCGCCGCCACGTCCGGCTCGCAGCCTCCCCAACCCGGCCCTTCGTCCGCGGCGTCGTCCGACCAGGAGCTCGGGATGGCCGAGCGCGCCCTCTCCGCCGCAAGCGCAGCCTTCATCTCTGCCATCATCGTTAACCCTCTCGACGTCGCCAAG ACGAGGTTGCAGGCGCAGGCGGCGGGGGTGCCTTATTACCAACCGTCCCCGATGGCGGCGCTCGGCCCGGATGCG ATACTGTCTGAGCTGCGATGCTCTCCATCATGCACACGTGGTATCATTTTGGGAAGTGAACCTATTTGCCCGCCCGATTGCTTTCAGTACAAGGGAACAGTTGATGTATTCTTGAAAGTTGTTAGACAG GAAGGATTTGGTAGATTATGGAGAGGTACAAATGCTGGCTTGGCATTAGCTATACCAACT GTTGGAATATATTTGCCTTGCTATGACATATTCCGCAACAAGATTGAAGATTTTACAAGAAGCAATGCTCCTGGTTTGACACCATATGCCCCACTAGTAGCAGGATCAGTTGCACGTTCGCTCGCATGCATTGCTTGTTCCCCAATTGAATTGACAAGGACACGGATGCAG GCGTATAAGGAATTTCAGCCTGGAGTAAAGCCCCCTGGAATGTGGAAAACATTGCTTGGTGTTCTTTCACCACATGCAAGTTCAAGTCATAATG TGCAAAACTATCGTGTTCTATGGACGGGTGTGGGGGCACAGCTTGCTCGGGATGTTCCATTCTCTGCTATATGCTGGTCAACGCTGGAGCCG ATTCGAAGAAAGCTGCTTGGTCTTGTTGCAGAGGAAGGTGACGCAGCTAGTGTGTTGGGAGCGAACTTTGCTGCTGGCTTTGTAGCAGGTAGTCTTGCTGCTGGTGTTACATGCCCTCTTGATGTTGCCAAGACAAGGAGACAGATTGAG AAGGATGCCCAGAAGGCAATGAGAATGACCACGAGGCAAACATTAGTTGATATATTGAG GTCTGAAGGTCCAAAAGGTTTGTTCACTGGTGTTGGTCCACGCGTCGCTCGTGCTGGACCATCAGTTGGTATTGTCATTTCCTTTTACGAGGTCGTCAAGTATGCTCTTCACCAAAGGAACATGTCATGA